TCGCCGCAGCCGTGACGCTGGCGGAATCGCTGGTGCGGCTCGGGCTGACGACGTCGCGGCTCGGACCGTATGCAGCGCCGCGGTCGAAGCCCTATAATGGATTGTTGTCGGGCTTTCGTCCGTAGGTGCAGCACCACATGCCTCTGGACTGCATCAGCAGAGCGTCGGTGTGCCCGACCGACAACAGCGCAAGCTTTTCGCGGCATCGAGTTCCACAATTGTTGTCGCGCCTGTTGCGACCTGCGAGCCTGCAAAAACCTTGATTCGGGGCGCACGCGGGGGCGGAGCATGACGAGATTCTTGACTGCAATGATTGCAGGAGCACTGGCGTGGGCCGCTGTCGCGGGTTCGGCATTGGCCGCCGACTTGCCGGTGAAGGCGCAGCCGGCTGCGGCGCCGTCGTGGTCTGGATTCTACGCCGGCGTGTCGCTCGGCGCTCGCTGGGCCGACAACGACTGGCAGACCAGTGACATCGCACCGAGCTTCGGTGCCGGTTCATTCGTGCCGACTGCTGGCGCCGCCGGCGCAATCGACAGCGTCGCGGCCAGGTTCGGGGGCTATCTCGGTTACAACGCTCAGATCTCGACATCCTGGGTCGCGGGCGTCGAAGCCGATTTCGGCTGGGCCGACAACAAGAAGACGACGAATCCGATACCGGGGACGGTCGGGCTCTTCCTGGGCGCCCCGCTGATTGGCCTTCCATCCGGCAGCGTGCGGGAAACATGGGACGGCAGCCTCCGTGGCCGTCTCGGCTACCTCGTCAGCCCCGCCACACTGGTCTACGGCACTGGCGGCGTGGCGTGGCAGCGCCTCGAACTGAGCGCCAATTGCACCGTCGTTCCCGGAAACTCGTTCTGCTTCGGCGCCCCTCACAACGAAACCTATGCGTCGACACGGGTCGGCTGGACCGTCGGCGGCGGCGTCGAGCACATGATCGGCGGTCATTGGCTCCTGCGCGCCGATTACCGTTACGCCGATT
The sequence above is drawn from the Bradyrhizobium amphicarpaeae genome and encodes:
- a CDS encoding outer membrane protein gives rise to the protein MTRFLTAMIAGALAWAAVAGSALAADLPVKAQPAAAPSWSGFYAGVSLGARWADNDWQTSDIAPSFGAGSFVPTAGAAGAIDSVAARFGGYLGYNAQISTSWVAGVEADFGWADNKKTTNPIPGTVGLFLGAPLIGLPSGSVRETWDGSLRGRLGYLVSPATLVYGTGGVAWQRLELSANCTVVPGNSFCFGAPHNETYASTRVGWTVGGGVEHMIGGHWLLRADYRYADFGTWTQTFFAAGGVGIGFDDRFTAHVTARTHTATVGLAYKF